DNA from Streptomyces sp. Edi4:
GTTTTTCCATCCGCCGCAAAGAGCCGCCGCCAAGAGCGCGTATGGATGCGTGTTCCGCGCGACAGGGCGACGCCAAGGGCGCCCGGCGGGTGCCCACCCGGCCCGCACGCTGGGTCCATGCTCACCATGTCGAAGGCCGTCGCCCAGGGCGCGGCCCCCGGACAGCGCCCCCGTGCGGGCGACCGGCACCGGCTCACCGCCACGCAGGGGCTCGCCGCGCTCGCCCTGGACGCGCTGGCGTCGGTGGCGTACGGGCCCGAGGCCATCGTCCTGGTCCTGGCCGCCGCCGGCGGACACGGGCTCGGTTTCACGCTGCCCGTGACGCTCGCCATCGCCGCGCTGCTCGCGGTGCTCGTCGCCTCCTACCGGCAGGTCATCGCGGCCTTCCCGGACGGCGGGGGCTCCTACGCGGTGGCCCGCAGGCACCTGGGGGCCCGCGCGAGCCTGGTCGCGGCGGCCTGCCTGATCCTGGACTACGTCCTGAACGCGGCGGTCTCCGTCACGGCCGGGGTCGCCGCCCTGACGTCGGCGTTCCCTTGCCTGTACGGCGACCGGCTCGTGCTGTGCCTGGCCGCCCTGGCGCTGGTCACCGCCGTCAATCTGCGGGGCGTGGTGGAGTCGGCGAAACTGTTCGTCGTGCCGAGCGCCGTCTTCGTCGCCGCGATCGGGGCGATCGTGGTGGTGGGCCTGTTCCGGGCGGCGCCCGCGTCCACGTACACCGCCGACGGCCACACCTCCGTCCTCGCGGGCGACGCGACCGGGGTCGGCGCGCTGCTGCTGCTCAAAGCCTTCGCGTCGGGCTGTTCCGCGCTGACGGGCGTGGAGGCCGTCGCCAACGCGGTGCCCTCCTTCCGCGCCCCCGCCACCCGGCGCGCCCAGCGCACCGAGGTGGCGCTCGGCGCACTGCTCGGGGCCATGCTGATCGGTCTTGCGGTGCTGATCGGCCGCTTCCACCTCCAGCCGGCCGAAGGCGTCACCGTCCTGGCCCAGCTCGCGGACGCCTCCCTCGGCCACACCTGGGCGTTCTACGTCGTGCAGTTCGCCACCGTCGTGCTGCTCGCGCTGGCCGCCAACACCTCCTTCGGCGGGCTGCCCCTGCTGATGTCGCTGCTGGCCCGGGACCACTATCTGCCGCACGTGTTCGCCCTCAAGGCCGACCGGCAGGTGCACCGGCACGGTGTGCTGGCGCTGGCCGCCGTCTCCGCGGTTCTCCTGGTGTTCTCCGGCGGCGACACCAACACGCTGGTCCCGCTCTTCGCCATCGGTGTCTTCGTCGGCTTCACGATCTGCCAGAGCGGCATGGTGGTCCACTGGTGCCGCGAGGGCGTACCCGGCCGGTCCCGCAAGGTCCTGCTCAACGGTTTCGGCGCGGCCCTGACCGGTGTCGCGGCGGTCGTGGTCACCGCCACCAAGTTCACCGACGGCGCCTGGCTGATCGTCGTCGCGCTGCCGCTGCTGGTGCTCGTCCTGGAGGCGGTCCACCGCGCGTACGGGCGGATCGCCGAACGCCTGGATCTGGGCCGCGTGCCCGAACCTCCGTGCCGGGACCGGTCGTTGGTGATCGTGCCGGTGTCGCACCTGTCCCGGCTGACCCGCGAGGCCCTGAACGCGGCGGTGTCGCTGGGCGATGAGGTGCGGGCGGTGACCGTCAGCCACCTCGACGAGGAGGACCGGCCCCAGGCGGAGGCGCTGCGCCGGGACTGGGAGCGGTGGAGCCCGGGCGTCGAGCTGGTCGAGCTGGCCTGCGAACACCGCGGCCTTGGCCGTCCGGTCGCCGCCTATGTGCGCCGCGTCCACACCTACCATCCGCGCACCCGTGTCACCGTCCTCATCCCGGAGGTGGAGCCCGCGCACATCTGGCAGCGGGTGCTCCAGAACCAGCGCGGCGCGGTCCTGGCGCACGCGGTGCGCAGGGACACCGACGCGGTGATCTGCCGGCTGCGCCTGCGGCTCGGAACGCCGCCCGCGCGCCGTGAGGCCTGAGCGCCGGGCGACGCGGCGGCGGCCCGGCGCGGGCCGACACATCCTGGCAATACCCCTGTCGTAATCCCCCTGCATGGTTGATCGTTGAGCCGTACAGCCACATGACGAACAGGGGGGCGCCCGCCATGACGATCAGCCGCCGGACACTGCTCGGCACCGGGGCCGCACTCGGCCTGCTCACCGCCTGCGGCTCCAACACAGGCCGCGACCAGGGCAGTTCGCCGGGCGGGGGTGTCACGCTCAGCCAGTGGTACCACCAGTACGGCGAGCCCGGCACCGAGGCCGCCGTGCGCCGCTACGCGGCCGCCTACGGCAAGGCGAAGGTCACCGTGCAGTGGCGCCCCGGCAATTACGACCAGCAGACCGCCGCCGCCCTGCTCACCGACTCCGGTCCGGACGTCTTCGAGGTCAACGGGCCGACCCTGGACCAGATCAGGGGCGGCCAGGTCACCGATCTGAGCGCGCTGCTCGATGGCGTGCGCGACGACTTCAACCCGGCCGTGCTCGCGCCCAAGACGTACGACGGCAGAGTCTGGGGCATCCCCCAGGTGATCGACACACAGTTCCTCTACTACCGCAAGAGCCTGCTGGCCGCCGCAGGCGTCCAGCCGCCGGCCACCCTCGACCAACTCGTGGACGCCGCCAAGGCGTTGACGCGGAACAAGGTCAAGGGTCTTTTCCTCGGCAACGACGGCGGGGCGGGCGTGCTTGGCGGTACGCCGCTGTACTCGGCGGGCCTCAGCCTGGTCACCGACGACGGCCGGCCCGGCTTCGACGACCCGGCGGCGGCCCGTACGCTCGGCAAGCTGCGCCAGCTGTACGCCGACAAGTCGCTGCTGCTCGGCGCGCCGTCCGACTGGTCGGACCCGGCCGCCTTCACCCAGGGGCTCACCGCGATGCAGTGGTCGGGCCTGTGGGCGCTGCCGGCCGTGCGCCAGGCGCTCGGGGACGACTTCGGGGTGCTGCCGTTCCCCAAGGACGGCCCGGCCGGCAAACCGTCGGTGCCGGTGGGCGCGTACGCCGCCGCGGTGTCGGCCCGCTCGAAGCACCAGGCCGAGGCGAAGGCGTATGTGAAGTGGCTGTGGGTCGAACGCGCCGACCATCAGGAGGACTTCGCGCTGAGCTACGGTTTCCACATTCCCGCGCGGCTCTCGCTCGCCAAGAAGGCGGCCAAGCTGCGCGAGGGGGCCGCCGCCGACGTCGTCACATTCGTGACCGATCACGGCTACGCGCAGCCGCTGCTGTGGACGCCGACGCTCCAGAGCGCCTACCAGGACGCGCTGAACCGGATCATCAAGGACGGGGCGAGCCCTGACAGTGAGCTGAAATCTGTCATCCGTCAAACCAATGACGAACTTCAGCGGATGAAGAAGCACTGACAGCGATGCGACGCCTCTCGACACCACGCCCTGCGTTGCCACGCCCTGCGATGCGGCGCCCCTCGATGCGACACTCTGCGACGCGCCCCTCCCCCGCGCGCCGCCGCTCCGGCGACACCCTCTGGTTCTGGATCTTCGTCGGCCCCTTCGCCGCCGGTCTGGCCCTGTTCACCTACGTCCCGCTCCTGTGGAGCGTCTACCTCAGCTTCTTCGACGCCCACAACACCGTCTCGCCGACCGACTTCGTGGGCCTGGACAACTACGCCGCGATGCTGCGCGACGACGCGTTCACCTCCAGCCTCGCCACCTTCGCGGTGTTCTCGCTCTTCATCGTGCCGGCGACCTACGCCCTCGCGCTGGGGCTCGCGCTGATGGTGAACCGGATCCGCCGCTTCCAGGCGTTCTTCCGCTCGGTCTTCTTCCTGCCCGCCGCCTGTTCGTATGTGGTGGCCGCCCTGATCTGGAAGATGTCGATCTTCAGCGGGGTACGGTTCGGCCTGGCGAACACGGTGCTCGGCTGGTTCGGCGCCGATCAGACCGCCTGGCTCTCCACGACGCATCCGCCCTGGTACTGGCTGGTCATCGTGACGGTACGGCTGTGGCTCCAGGCCGGGTTCTACATGATCCTCTTCCTCGCGGGGCTCCAGCGCGTCAGCCCGCGCCTGTACGAGGCGGCCGCCGTGGACGGCGCGCGGCCGGGCTGGCAGGTGTTCAGGCACATCACCTTCCCGCAGCTGCGCACCACCTCCGTCGCGGTGGTCCTGCTCCTGGTGATCAACGCCTTCCAGGCCTTCGACGAGTTCTACAACCTGCTCTCCGACGCGCGCGGCTATCCGCCCTATGCCCGCCCGCCGCTGGTCTACCTCTACTACACGGCGCTCGGCCAGGGCCAGAACCTGGGGATGGGCAGCGCGGGCGCGGTGATCCTCGCCCTGATCATCGCGGTCGTGACGGTGTTCCAGGCGCGGTGGTTCGGCCTGGGCAGGAAGGAGACGGACGCGTGAGGACTCCGGTCAAGGGGGGCGGGCGCCCCGAGGACGCCCTGGTGCGGGCGGGGCGCGCGCTGCGCGCGGTGGTCCTGGTGGCGCTCGCGCTGCTCTTTTTGCTCCCCTTCTATCTGCTGGTGCGCAACGGTCTGGCGGCCGAGCAGGACATCACCTCGCCCGGGTGGACGTTCTTCCCCTCCACGCTGCACTGGTCGAACGTGCGGGAGCTCTTCGACGATCCGGCGGTGCCGATGGCGCGCTCGCTGCTCAACTCGGCGCTGATCGCGGTGGCGACGTCGCTCGGCACGCTGCTGCTGGCCTCCCTGGCGGGGTACGGGCTCGCGCGCATCCCGTACCGGTTCGCGGGCCAGGTCTTCTACGCGGTGATCGGCACGCTGATGGTTCCGGCGGCGGTCACGTTCGTACCAAGTTTCGTTCTTGTTTCGTCGCTCGGATGGGTGTCGAGCTTGCGCGGTCTGATCGTCCCCACCCTGTTCTCGGGGTTCGCGTGCTTCGTCTTCCGCCAGTTCTTCACGGGATTTCCACGTGAGTTGGAGGACGCGGCGCGCGTGGACGGTCTTGGCTATTGGCGGACGTACTGGCGGATCGTCGTGCCCAATGCGCGTCCGGTGTTCGCGGCCGTCGGCACCATTGTGTTCATCGGTGCCTGGAATTCCTTTCTGTGGCCGCTGGTCATCGGGCAGGACCGGCAGGCGTGGACGGTGCAGGTGGCCCTGTCGACCTTCACGACCGCCCAAGTGGTCCATCTGCACGAGCTGTTCGTGGCGGCGGCCGTCTCCATCGTCCCGCTGGTCGTGGTCTTCCTGCTGCTCCAGCGCTACATCGTGGCGGGCGTGGAGCGTTCGGGGATCGACGACTGAAGCCGGCGCGGCGCGGGCGGCGCGCCGCCGAACAGGAGCGCGGAGCCGAGGGGGGTGAGCGTGTGCAGGACGGAGTTGCCGTGCCGCAGCGTGACCAGGAGGCCGGCGTCGCGCAGGACGCCGGCGTGCTGGCTCGCCGAGGCGAGCGAGACGCTGGCCCGGCGGGCGAGTTCACTGGTGGTGCAGCCGTTGCCGATGGCGTGCAGCACGCTGGAGCGGGTGTGGCCGACGAGCCGGCCGAGCGAGGTGCCGCGGTCGGGGGCGGGCGGGGATTCGTAGGGCGCCTGGGTGTGGGTGACCGGGTAGACGAGCACGGGCGGCAGCTTGGGGTTGTGGAGCGCGACGGGGGTGCGGCGGCAGAAGTAGGACGGCTGGAGCAGCAGCCCGCGTCCGTTCAGGTGGAGGTCGCGCTCCACGGGGTAGTCCGCCTCCAGGACGGGGGCGCGCCAGCGCAGCATCGGCGGCAGCGAGGCGAGGAGTTCGCCCGCGCCGCCGTTCAGCAGGGCGCGGCCCCGGGCGGCGCGGTCGGCGTCCACCCGGGTCTGTATGTGGGCCCAGTACGGGGAGACGGCCGAACGGTGGTAGTCCGCCAACGCCTCGGTGAGGCGGGCGAGTTGGCCGGGGCCGCCGTCGGCGAGGCGGGCCGCCCAGCCGG
Protein-coding regions in this window:
- a CDS encoding sugar ABC transporter permease, whose translation is MRHSATRPSPARRRSGDTLWFWIFVGPFAAGLALFTYVPLLWSVYLSFFDAHNTVSPTDFVGLDNYAAMLRDDAFTSSLATFAVFSLFIVPATYALALGLALMVNRIRRFQAFFRSVFFLPAACSYVVAALIWKMSIFSGVRFGLANTVLGWFGADQTAWLSTTHPPWYWLVIVTVRLWLQAGFYMILFLAGLQRVSPRLYEAAAVDGARPGWQVFRHITFPQLRTTSVAVVLLLVINAFQAFDEFYNLLSDARGYPPYARPPLVYLYYTALGQGQNLGMGSAGAVILALIIAVVTVFQARWFGLGRKETDA
- a CDS encoding helix-turn-helix domain-containing protein; the protein is MLRIHFTGEDLARLRMAPGPDTLWETILSFHRLRDRRGASVFGEWRQETRGRLSGKTRLLSAVVPCRGYFPDFLTPPQGPHSLDAGLERIRETGPERLNAELSRLPGGRPTTGWAARLADGGPGQLARLTEALADYHRSAVSPYWAHIQTRVDADRAARGRALLNGGAGELLASLPPMLRWRAPVLEADYPVERDLHLNGRGLLLQPSYFCRRTPVALHNPKLPPVLVYPVTHTQAPYESPPAPDRGTSLGRLVGHTRSSVLHAIGNGCTTSELARRASVSLASASQHAGVLRDAGLLVTLRHGNSVLHTLTPLGSALLFGGAPPAPRRLQSSIPERSTPATM
- a CDS encoding sugar ABC transporter substrate-binding protein, which produces MTISRRTLLGTGAALGLLTACGSNTGRDQGSSPGGGVTLSQWYHQYGEPGTEAAVRRYAAAYGKAKVTVQWRPGNYDQQTAAALLTDSGPDVFEVNGPTLDQIRGGQVTDLSALLDGVRDDFNPAVLAPKTYDGRVWGIPQVIDTQFLYYRKSLLAAAGVQPPATLDQLVDAAKALTRNKVKGLFLGNDGGAGVLGGTPLYSAGLSLVTDDGRPGFDDPAAARTLGKLRQLYADKSLLLGAPSDWSDPAAFTQGLTAMQWSGLWALPAVRQALGDDFGVLPFPKDGPAGKPSVPVGAYAAAVSARSKHQAEAKAYVKWLWVERADHQEDFALSYGFHIPARLSLAKKAAKLREGAAADVVTFVTDHGYAQPLLWTPTLQSAYQDALNRIIKDGASPDSELKSVIRQTNDELQRMKKH
- a CDS encoding carbohydrate ABC transporter permease, which codes for MRTPVKGGGRPEDALVRAGRALRAVVLVALALLFLLPFYLLVRNGLAAEQDITSPGWTFFPSTLHWSNVRELFDDPAVPMARSLLNSALIAVATSLGTLLLASLAGYGLARIPYRFAGQVFYAVIGTLMVPAAVTFVPSFVLVSSLGWVSSLRGLIVPTLFSGFACFVFRQFFTGFPRELEDAARVDGLGYWRTYWRIVVPNARPVFAAVGTIVFIGAWNSFLWPLVIGQDRQAWTVQVALSTFTTAQVVHLHELFVAAAVSIVPLVVVFLLLQRYIVAGVERSGIDD
- a CDS encoding APC family permease, translated to MSKAVAQGAAPGQRPRAGDRHRLTATQGLAALALDALASVAYGPEAIVLVLAAAGGHGLGFTLPVTLAIAALLAVLVASYRQVIAAFPDGGGSYAVARRHLGARASLVAAACLILDYVLNAAVSVTAGVAALTSAFPCLYGDRLVLCLAALALVTAVNLRGVVESAKLFVVPSAVFVAAIGAIVVVGLFRAAPASTYTADGHTSVLAGDATGVGALLLLKAFASGCSALTGVEAVANAVPSFRAPATRRAQRTEVALGALLGAMLIGLAVLIGRFHLQPAEGVTVLAQLADASLGHTWAFYVVQFATVVLLALAANTSFGGLPLLMSLLARDHYLPHVFALKADRQVHRHGVLALAAVSAVLLVFSGGDTNTLVPLFAIGVFVGFTICQSGMVVHWCREGVPGRSRKVLLNGFGAALTGVAAVVVTATKFTDGAWLIVVALPLLVLVLEAVHRAYGRIAERLDLGRVPEPPCRDRSLVIVPVSHLSRLTREALNAAVSLGDEVRAVTVSHLDEEDRPQAEALRRDWERWSPGVELVELACEHRGLGRPVAAYVRRVHTYHPRTRVTVLIPEVEPAHIWQRVLQNQRGAVLAHAVRRDTDAVICRLRLRLGTPPARREA